From the Fusarium oxysporum Fo47 chromosome X, complete sequence genome, the window GCCCAGCAGAGAAGAAACAGCCAGAGCTTGTGGTCTTTGAGAGTGTGCCAGAACTCTTTCCAGTCAAAGTCCTTCTCAGCGGCTCTGGGGGCGTTGATGGGAAGCCGAGCTTGGACGAatgccttttcttcttcggaCATCCAACGAGCTGTATCTGGGACTGGCTCTAATATTAGCAGGGGCCGGTCTGTTTGTAATTCTTTGTTCTTACAGTCTGGCATGAAGATGTATGCAAAAATACCCAGAAGAATAGTAAATACTCCCTCTGTCAAGATAAGCCTAGAACTTGAGTCAGCCAAGCTTTGGGACATCTTTGCTGGGTGCGTACCATTTCCATCCCGACAAGCCCTGCGCATGGACTCCATTAAATGCAAAGGCAAGGACACCGCTAACGACAGCACTAAAGTTACCAAGAATAGTAACAAGAACAATACGCGACGCCATTTCATCGGGGCGATACCAGTAGCATAACTGCAGAAGCATACCAGGCCAGAGTCCAGCCTCGAAGAGTCCGAGAAAAGCGCGGACTGTATACAAGCCGGCGGCATTTTTTACGGCGGCGTGGCAAACGAGAACGATGCCCCATGATATCTATTGCACCGATCAGTCTGATGAGCTGGGGACAGAATGGGGAGACTAACCATAATTCTCGCTTGCCAAACTGATGGCTTGAGGCGCTTTACCAACAGGTTTGAAGGCGTTTCTGCCAGGATATATGGAATCTATCAATTCATGAGTGATATTCGTGAGGGTCGACATTTGACACATACATAGTAGGCCATAGTGACAAAGTTGTAGTCATCAGCCGAGATGTTCAGCTCCGTCATGATATTCCTCGGCGTTCCGCGATCCATGATTCGAGCATTCGAAACCTACAACATTAGCGTGCAACACCAAAGCTAGTGCTTCACTTACATTGGAAGCATCAATTGATTTGACCATATACATGACCGAAAGCAAAGGAATGAGATGCCAATCAATCCTTCTCAGtagtttcttctcctgctgaCTACTCAACCTAGTCCGCGCTCCCATAAGTCTTCCATCATAACCGACAATATTATCGTTTATATCATCAGAGGAAGGAATAGATTCTCCACGGGTGACGGTGTTGTAGTGTTGTTTCACCGGTGGCTCTCCGTAAGAGGAGTCGGGAAGTTGATGAGTTTTCTCATCCAAGGTTTCGTGGCCTTTGGAGATACCAGAAGAAGCCATTTTCGCGATGATCCTCTCCAAGTTCCCTGAAGTCTATCATGGCATTCTAATAATGATATAagtcttggcttctttgcctGCGTATCCTACTCCTCACCCTACGATATGTCGACATCCGCGATCGGCATTCCTCATCTTGGCGTGCGGGAGGGATATAATTGCGCAACACCCAATTCCCGGCTGTTATCTCCAAGAACTATCTCTCAAATAATACTACTCCAAAGACTAATGCGAATAATTCTCTAAAAAGGTGTTGCCATCTCGGCTTTGAGATAGTATCCGAAGTGTATATCCCCGCTTTTGGTAGATTTCGAAATACTCCACGTCAATGGTGACATCTGTACAACGATAAAAAAGGAAATTGATTGGCTTTTCAAGATTGCTTATCAATTTGGGACGATCAACGTTATATCAAGATACACGGAACCGAATTTGGACGAGTTCATATCTTTTACCCCTCTTTGTTATCTGCAGGCTGTTATCGACGatgaagctcatcaacaccatcctctTCACTGCCGCTGCGGCGACGGCGTTCAACCTGGGAAGTGTCCAGCTTCCGTTCTCTCATGAATCAGTCAAGTCGTCAGCACTTCTTGAGCTACACAAATCACTTGTCGAGCGACCCTCAATCACTGGCTCTGAGAAACACGTCACGGACTTTCTCCAAACATATCTTCAAGACGCGGGTTTCACCATTGAGACTCAGTCAGTCGCCAAGAATCGCGATAACATCTTGGCTTATTACAATAATACGAGACAGACAAAGGTTCTCGTGACTTCTCACATTGATACTGTTCCCCCATTCTGGCCTTATGAGCGACGAGGTGATGAGATCTGGGGGAGAGGGACTGTCGATGCAAAGGGCAGTGTCGCGGCGCAGATCATTGCGGTACAGGAGCTGCTTGATAAGAAGCAAGTGAATGATGGCGATGTAGCGCTGTTGTTCGTTGTGGGTGAAGAGACAGGTGGACCGGGAATGGGCAATGTCAATGATCTAGGTCTATCCTGGGAATCTGTTGTCTTTGGCGAACCAACGGAGCTCAAACTTGCTCGAGGACATAAGGGTGGATTGGGATTTACCATCAAGGCGAACGGAAAGGCTGGTCATTCTGGATACCCTGAGACGGGAAGTAATGCGATTGATAGCCTTGTTCGTGGATTAGCGTCTCTTCAAAAGATTGAGTTACCTGGGAGTAAAGAGTTTGGGAACACTACTCTCAACGTGGGTAGGATTGAAGGAGGTGTTGCTGGAAATGTCATCCCGGCGAGTGCTTATGCTACCGGAGGAGTCAGAGTCGCTGGCGGAACTCCAGAGGGTATTAAAGACTTGATACTTCAAGCGGTTGAGGAGAGTGACCCGAGCCTTGTCGTTCAGTTCTCGTATGGTATTGGACCAGTACCTACAGACTATGATGTTGACGGTAAGTAAGATCACAAGAAGATGGGACTGTAGCTGACATCTGATAGGCTTCGAGACTATAGTTCTGAACTATGGAACAGATATCCCTCGGTTGAAGGGGAGCCATAAGAGATATCTGTACGGACCTGGCTCGATTCTCGAGGCGCACTCTGCGCATGAGCACTTGAAGGTTTCGGATCTGGAGCAGGCTGTTGAAGGATACAAGAAGTTGATATCTCATGCCCTTGATCAGCCTTCTGAGCTGTGAGGGGGGATAAGTCAAGATCAATTTAGATCCTTGGCTCAGAAATTCCTATGTGACCATCTTCCAATAGATCACTGCCAGTCCTCAGGTCTGGTAGCAAATAAGACATCAAAGTTCAATGACTTGGAAGGTATGAGCCCGGCTGTGTATAAAGAAAGTCAATTTCCTCCTATATCCAAACGCCCGCTTTACTATCCATGCTTAGACATCTAAGAACTCGTTCCATGCTATATCGCCAGATGCAACCCGCACATCTGCCCATGACTAAGCCTCTTCTGGCTTCCGTCCTGTGATGAATCGATAACTCGTGATCAATCTCAACTCACGACTTCGAAACTCCCTCTTCACAccctccatcaacaccataaCCTGATCGTGCGAATAATTCCATACGCGCGTGAACAGAGCTGGTGTATGCGACTCAACCGACATTTGCATATGCGTCAGCTCAAACTTTCCCAGCTCCTTCAGCGTCGGATCTTTCGCCCATGAACCAATGGGTATCTATAAAGATCAGTAAATCGTCATCGAGACAGTGAGATAAAAACTTACTCTGTAAActctctcaacaacatcttcaaACCCAGCATCAATCATCCACTGCTTATGATACTTTGCAACATTAATCTGCTTCCCAAACATCTTACTcgcctcatcaagcttgtTGACCCACTCCATCGTCCACGGCGCCCTATCACAACTATCGTCGTCGCTGAAGATCCACGCATCATACTCCTGCATCTCCATGTACCCGCCTGGCTTGAGATTATTAAGCGCCTGCTTGTAAAACCTCATCCAATCTGCACTCGTGCCGCTGAGCGCCCGACCGTGGATGTAGTCAAACTTTTCACTTTCGCGGTACGTCCACTCATCTTCGTAGTCGTCAACGTGAAACATGCAGTTACTGGGTACCCAGTCCGGCTGGATCGGGGAGAGATCGACGCCGGCGACTGTTGCGTTGGGGTACTCGTCGGCCATTTCTATGGCCCAAATGCCAGTGCCGCAGCCGAGATCTAGGATGCGGTATTCGTCGGGTGAGTCTGGGTTAGGTAGTGGAGCTGTGTGCAGGGCACCACCGAGGAGTAATCGCCAGATgtgatgttgaagatctAGGCGCTGTTGCTCCTGGTCGTCATTGGGGAGGACGTATTGACCCTCGCGAAAAGCGTGGTAGCGACGACCATTTTCATACTGGTAGTCGTAGATTGATGACGTGGCGGAAGCAGTGTAGGTTGAGCCTCGGTCAGAGCCATAAGTAGAGTCTGCGTCATCGCCAGCTATTTCATCCTCCTAAAAACGATCAATACGATAAAATTATTCATGTGTCAATGAGTGAGAGCGTACATCAACTTGGAGCGGCGCATGCTCTTCTGGCTGTTGGTCCTCGTCATCTGCGGGCGATCGGCGCGTCTCGCCAGGATCTTGACCCGACAGAGTGGTAACGGGTGGAGGAGACCCTGAGGCTACGGGCGACGAAGAAGTCTTGGGTTTGGAATCCTGTTCAGAGCCCATAGTGGTAAAGTTATCGCCCAAATAAGCACTATTAGGTATGTGAAACCGTAGTCGATAGCGTCAAGTCTGGTCAAGCGGAAAATGAGTGAGGGAAAAGATGATCAGCCACGTGGGGAAAGGCACGGGACACacggaggaagaggaaaagagcacagagagagagagagaaaatTGGAATTCCAGGGCCGTGGTACGATTGGGGAAACACGCGAGGATGGTCTCGATTGGGTTTAGTAACATCGATCTAGGAATGCATCTCCGTCTTTAAAGAGGGGGCCCAGACTCTAGCAGCACTAAAGCCAAGTCGGCTAAGGAAATAACCCTCACCAAatttcttcctttctcctctttccTTTGCGGAACCAACAAGACTGACAAC encodes:
- a CDS encoding major facilitator superfamily domain-containing protein → MASSGISKGHETLDEKTHQLPDSSYGEPPVKQHYNTVTRGESIPSSDDINDNIVGYDGRLMGARTRLSSQQEKKLLRRIDWHLIPLLSVMYMVKSIDASNVSNARIMDRGTPRNIMTELNISADDYNFVTMAYYIPYILAETPSNLLVKRLKPSVWQARIMISWGIVLVCHAAVKNAAGLYTVRAFLGLFEAGLWPGMLLQLCYWYRPDEMASRIVLVTILGNFSAVVSGVLAFAFNGVHAQGLSGWKWLILTEGVFTILLGIFAYIFMPDFPDTARWMSEEEKAFVQARLPINAPRAAEKDFDWKEFWHTLKDHKLWLFLLCWAFYTIGTTGLNFYQPTVIANLGFTGIAEAQLLNIPPAIFACVLTIVFGWVANTGRFPLPLIPLSFMIIIEACYVVLYTFPNTGGVYAATVIAGGFSIAWYTMMWPWRVQTTDGATGSAFAIAFANSYGQIGGAVGSQLFNSRFAPRYTTSFGIAMGFIGMAIIMNVITWSFTWKVDVATRRLKRARDAAAKRNEAILDDVDIHAKT
- a CDS encoding S-adenosyl-L-methionine-dependent methyltransferase; translated protein: MGSEQDSKPKTSSSPVASGSPPPVTTLSGQDPGETRRSPADDEDQQPEEHAPLQVDEDEIAGDDADSTYGSDRGSTYTASATSSIYDYQYENGRRYHAFREGQYVLPNDDQEQQRLDLQHHIWRLLLGGALHTAPLPNPDSPDEYRILDLGCGTGIWAIEMADEYPNATVAGVDLSPIQPDWVPSNCMFHVDDYEDEWTYRESEKFDYIHGRALSGTSADWMRFYKQALNNLKPGGYMEMQEYDAWIFSDDDSCDRAPWTMEWVNKLDEASKMFGKQINVAKYHKQWMIDAGFEDVVERVYRIPIGSWAKDPTLKELGKFELTHMQMSVESHTPALFTRVWNYSHDQVMVLMEGVKREFRSRELRLITSYRFITGRKPEEA